ACCGCCACACACTTTATGGCCGGCCCACAATCTCGTGTGAGGCAATGGATGTGGCTGTGTAATTAGCATGTGGCAAGTATCAACAGATAATTTGCTTTGGTTTCATGCTACTACAGCCAGACAATGGTGGGATGATGAATTCCTTTTGTTGCCTTCCAATGTTTATAACAACATGCACACTCCATGGTGTAACACGACAGCAACAAACGTTTGTTTtcctttcttcttcttctcgatTCATTACAATATGCCCAGATCGACCAAGTTCAAACTTTGAAGAGTTTATTGCTATTAAGGGCTATTAATTATGGCAGCACGCATAGCGCCAAGCTCGAGGCAGACTTTAGGCCACAAATGACAGACAACAGCTTTTAATTTCTGTCTCACTACAATAATTCATTTCAAATACCTTAGCTACTTCTATCATAAATGAAATATAATAATTACCATATTCTCCATTTCTTCAATTACAGAATTGGCCATTTGGTCTTCACCATCAGGTTAATAATAATCATAACTCCTCAAGCGGCAGATCTCAGGCACACCATTCAATTGCCATCACCAATGGCAATGCGACCACCTCTAGTTGGAGTCCCTCAGAAGTTAAGCAGTCTCGTTATGACTCGGCAAACTATCAGCAACATCAACAAGAACCTGTAGACCACCACCAGCAGCAAAATAACAATACCCCTGCATACGTTTTGACGCCTTCATCTTCAACATCTTTATTAACAACGTCATCAACACCACCAAACTCTCAGCAGCAAGAAATTATTTGGTATTCGGAAACACCTTCGCCCGATTTAAGCACCTCCACCTCATCTTCTGTGGGAGTTGGAGGCTATGAAAGCCCTGGCCaaaatcatcaccatcatcatcatcatcagcatactcAGAGTCAACATCAACGTCATAGTCACAGTCTAATGGAACATTTGGCGCACATGCAattaacaccaccaccaccaccacccccTTTGTCATTAACACATTCCTCTGGGTCTAGGCACTCCTTTCAGCAGC
The genomic region above belongs to Stomoxys calcitrans chromosome 5, idStoCalc2.1, whole genome shotgun sequence and contains:
- the LOC131997982 gene encoding histidine-rich glycoprotein-like, yielding MAMRPPLQHQQEPVDHHQQQNNNTPAYVLTPSSSTSLLTTSSTPPNSQQQEIIWYSETPSPDLSTSTSSSVGVGGYESPGQNHHHHHHHQHTQSQHQRHSHSLMEHLAHMQLTPPPPPPPLSLTHSSGSRHSFQQHQNTHLHHSHHLQHSNQYSSQAVQNHPHHQNFANSNHHHFAAASIR